A genomic segment from Stenotrophomonas maltophilia encodes:
- a CDS encoding FHA domain-containing protein, whose protein sequence is MQNLLVHFSQQQQPDQPLRPGVQRIVRQANGSVRLGDAGHGALLLAQFCVDDRGLWLQVGNGIRGIHVNGRPVRRMALLRAGDAVYVDGVEMVLQGEVESLLQAPAPKNEDGSDEQQRLLRGVGGLHHGRSFTLSRARLIGRGNEADIAIDDPAFAEQHARVEVHGERVLLRDLGSADGTRVNGVAVRHCWLQAGDQVVFDGQHRFVLEVPHDPRRRSLPVEDDASHEAEQAPVLPAAPRKVRRWPWLLVSALLLAALLSLLLWFGAR, encoded by the coding sequence GTGCAGAACCTGCTTGTTCACTTCAGTCAGCAACAACAGCCCGACCAGCCCCTGCGGCCCGGGGTGCAGCGCATCGTGCGCCAGGCCAACGGCAGCGTGCGGCTCGGTGATGCCGGCCACGGCGCCCTGCTGCTGGCCCAGTTCTGCGTGGACGATCGTGGCCTCTGGCTGCAGGTCGGCAATGGCATCCGCGGCATCCACGTCAATGGTCGACCGGTGCGCCGGATGGCGCTGCTGCGTGCGGGTGACGCGGTGTACGTGGATGGCGTGGAGATGGTGCTGCAGGGCGAGGTGGAGAGCCTGCTGCAGGCGCCTGCGCCGAAGAACGAAGACGGCAGCGACGAGCAGCAGCGGCTGCTGCGCGGTGTCGGTGGGCTCCACCATGGCCGCAGCTTCACCTTGTCGCGTGCCCGTCTGATCGGCCGCGGCAACGAGGCCGACATCGCCATCGATGACCCGGCCTTCGCCGAGCAGCACGCCCGCGTGGAAGTGCACGGCGAGCGCGTGCTGTTGCGCGATCTCGGTAGTGCCGACGGCACCCGGGTCAACGGCGTGGCCGTGCGCCACTGCTGGCTGCAGGCGGGCGACCAGGTGGTGTTCGATGGCCAGCACCGCTTCGTGCTGGAAGTGCCGCATGATCCGCGCCGGCGGTCGCTGCCGGTCGAGGACGACGCCAGCCACGAGGCCGAGCAGGCGCCGGTGCTGCCGGCCGCGCCGCGCAAGGTCCGGCGCTGGCCGTGGCTGCTGGTCAGCGCACTGCTGCTGGCCGCGCTGCTCAGCCTGCTGCTCTGGTTCGGCGCGCGCTGA